A window of Silurus meridionalis isolate SWU-2019-XX chromosome 4, ASM1480568v1, whole genome shotgun sequence contains these coding sequences:
- the mal2 gene encoding protein MAL2, giving the protein MAEATNPAATSFPAPTISLPLGLDVIRTYSGALICMEIVFGGLVWILVASSNVPVPLLQGWVMFVSVTAFLCSTAYLTFFLLGLADRINTDWNFMDMIYHFVALLFYFAAFVLEAATTSGAYKQYVNSTACVVRPPNNIITFMDFRQYSINVVATILAFIVTVCYGFSMFMGFKRWRK; this is encoded by the exons ATGGCAGAAGCGACAAACCCAGCAGCCACTTCGTTCCCAGCACCCACCATCTCCCTGCCACTGGGGCTGGATGTCATTCGGACTTACTCTGGAGCTCTGATCTGCATGGAAATC GTCTTTGGGGGATTGGTTTGGATTCTTGTGGCCTCCTCAAATGTCCCCGTGCCATTACTCCAGGGCTGGGTCATGTTTGTGTCTGTCACTGCGTTCTTATGCTCCACGGCCTACCTCACCTTCTTCCTGCTTGGCCTAGCTGACCGAATCAACACCGACTGGAACTTCATG GATATGATTTATCACTTTGTTGCCCTGCTCTTCTATTTTGCTGCATTTGTGCTGGAAGCTGCGACGACGTCTGGAGCGTATAAACAGTATGTGAACAGCACAGCATGTGTTGTTAGGCCTCCCAATAACATCATTACCTTCATGGATTTCCGACAATACAGTATTAATGTGGTGGCTACG atACTTGCTTTCATAGTGACCGTTTGTTATGGCTTCAGCATGTTTATGGGCTTTAAGCGATGGAGGAAGTGA